CCAACTATTACACCATCAACATTTTTTGCTTTTGCTTTTGCTGTTTTTTCATCTACTCCAAAACCAATATATAAAGGAGTTTTAGTATACTTTCTGACATTATCAATAATATCACTTAAGTCCTCTTCTACTCCACTTCCAGTAATACCTGCATAAGCTACCATGTAAACAAACTCTTTAGAATGTTCAACTACTTTTTTAATTCTATTTTCACTATGAGTTGGAGCTACAAAAGATATTAACGCTTGCTCATAATGACTAGCTAATTTATTATATTTTAAACTCTCTTCAAAAGGAAAATCAGGAACAATAGCACCTTTTATTCCAAACTCTTGTGCTTTTGCAAAAAACTTTTCTATTCCATAATGATAAAAAGGATTAGCATAACCCATCCACAATGTTTTCATCTCAGGAGCAATTTTACTTGAAACTTCAAATAAATCTTTTAATTTAAAGCCATTTTTCAAGGCTATTAAATTTGCTTTTTCAATCACTGGACCATCGGCTACTGGATCAGTAAAAGGAATACCTAATTCTAAAATATCAACGCCTGCATCTTTCATATTTAAAGCTAAATCTACTGTAAAATTGTTTTCAGGCAATGCTGCTGTAATATATCCAACAAGTTTTTTCAAAATATAATCCTAATAAAATATTAATTTTTAATTATTCTATCTAATTTTATCTTGGAGAGATATGAGAATAAGCTCTACAATTAGATTTAAAATGATTTTTTATATTTCTTCTTATCTAATATTTTTTGAATTTTTATATTGACTAAGAAGCTTCAATCTTATACTTAAAGTGATTATCAGCATATAAATAATCAGAATGAAAACGCACTTGCCAAAGATAACCAGTACGTTTGTATTTTTTATTAAAATATATAGCATAATGTGAATTGAGATATTTCATAGCAAGGGAAATATTATCTTCTTTTGTTTCAAGTAAGATATGATAATGGTTTGTCATAAGACAAAAGGAGTGTACAATAATATCAAACTCCTTTTTTACACTTTTCAAAAGAGCTAAGAACTGTTCAAAATCATCGGAGTCTAAAAATACATTGCGACGCTCAACACCACGGCAAACAACGTGATAACATCCAACATCAGTAATACGTTCTCGTCTTGGTATCTGTATCCTTAAATAATTTAATAAATTAGATTAAAATTATGATAAAGATTCAAAAAGTTTCAGAAATGAAAAAAATAGAAAGAGATTCAGGTTGATTTCAGAAAAGTTGCCAAATGGGGTCTGACCCCGATGTTTTCCGATGTTTTTATTTCTTTTTCTTTTGTATGTTAGTCATTCCATAGATTCCTAACAAAATTAAACAAATACCTACAAGCCATTTAAAATCACCAAAATCAATTATTATATTGTATGGCATAAATTTAAAAACAGGATTAATTATATATTTAATACCAGATAAAAATAACAAAAAGGAAAAGGTAAAAAAAATATATTTATTCACATATTAATCCTCTAATTATATTAATTCCTTGTCCTTTTGATGTAGAAGCAGGAGTACTTGGATTGAAAATATCATTAACAATTTCTATAGTTTCAATCGTTTCTACTGGATATACAACTGCAGTGGGAGCATTTAACATCATTTTACTAAATCCAGTTGTAAATTTATCATAAATATTAATTACACCATTTCCTACTCTTGCCATTTGATTATATCCACTATCCTCTAAAAATTGACCTCTCATATAAGTACTAACTTTTTCCATAGTTTCATTAAACCAAGAATTGCTTTCTTGAATAAAGTTGCTTATATGCTCCCAATGATTAAACCCATAAACAAATGCACCAGTCGCGGCACCATTTGCAAACTTACCACCAGCAATTTTTGAAGTTGTTCCTCCAATTATACCACTAACAACAACACGTCCTTCAAAACTATTTCCACCTACTTTTTCCGTAAGAGGAGACATAAAAGAACTTGCAAAACCTAAAATCTGGCGACTGTCCCCGGATTTAAAAAGAGTTTGATATTATTGTGCACTCCTTTTTCTTATGACAAATTATTATCATATCTTACTTGAAACCCAAAATGATTAAATAAATGCAACATTATAAATAAACTTTTCATCTAATAACACACTACTCTATTTTTCAAAAAAAGGATATTTTAGATACAATATTTACCTATAAATATTAAGGGTTATTTAGTGAGTATTATAAAAAATGAATTTGAAAAAATGAATATTAACAAAATAAAAAAAGCTAAAAATATAAAAAAGCTTACAATGATTACAGCTTATGATGCATTATTTGCAAAACTCTTTGAAGAACTTGCAGATATTATTTTAGTAGGTGATAGTTTAAATATGAGTTTTGCTGGGAAACCAGACACTTTATCTGCTACCTTAGAACAAATGATTTATCATACAAATGCAGTATGCAATGGTGCGAAAGAAGCTTTTGTAGTAATCGATATGCCCTTTGGAACTTACATAAATAAAGATGAAGCACTTAAAAATGCAATAAGAGCCTACCAAGAGACAAATGCTGCAGCAGTAAAAATAGAAGGTGGAGAAGATAGAGCAGATATAGTTTCACATCTTACATCTAATTCTATAGCAGTTATGGGACACATTGGTCTTATGCCTCAATATGTGAGAAGTGAAGGTGGTTACAAAGTAAGAGGTAAAACACAAGAAGACAAAGAACAACTACTTCGTGATGCAATTGCAATCGAAAAAGCGGGTGCTTTTTGTATAGTAATTGAAGGTGTTATGAGTGATGTAGCAAAAGAGATTACTCAAGCTGTTTCAATACCAACAATTGGAATAGGAGCAGGAAAAGAGACTGATGGACAAGTTTTAGTTTGGTCAGATATGTTAGGATTTTTTGAGGAGTTTAAACCAAAATTTGTAAGACACTATTTAGATGGTGCAAAACTTGTAAAAGATGCTGTTTCAAGCTATAAATCAGATATTCAAAATAAAACTTTCCCAAGTAAAGAAGAGGAATACTAATAGTGGATGATAGATTAGTAAATGTAGAACAAATATCTTTTGAAGATGAAAAATCAGAAATAAGTTTAAGACCATCATCATGGGATGATTATATTGGTCAAGAAAAAATCAAAAAAAATCTAAGAGTCTTTATAGATGCTAGTAGAAAAAGAGGTGAAGCCTTAGATCACATCTTATTTTATGGACCTCCAGGACTTGGGAAAACCACACTTTCATATCTAATCTCAAATGAAATGAACTCAAACATAAAAATAACAGCTGGACCTATGATTGAAAAATCAGGAGATTTAGCAGCTATTTTAACAAATCTTGAAGAAGGTGATATTTTATTTATAGATGAAATTCATCGTTTAAGCCCTGCTGTTGAAGAGATACTTTATCCTGCCATGGAAGATTATCGATTAGACATTATCATTGGAAGTGGACCAGCTGCACAAACTGTAAAAATAGACTTACCACGATTTACATTAATTGGTGCTACTACAAGAGCTGGAATGCTTTCAAATCCTTTAAGAGAGCGATTTGGTATGCACTTTAGAATGCAGTTTTACACCCACCCAGAACTATCTAAAATCATTCAAATAGCAGGAACAAAACTAGACAAAGAGTGTGAAAAAGATGCAAGTTTAGAAATTGCAAGAAGAAGTAGAGGAACACCTAGAATTGCCCTTAGACTATTAAGAAGAGTAAGGGATTTTGCAGAAGTAGAAAATGAACAAATAATCAAATTAAAAAGGTGTGAATATGCTCTTAATGAATTGGGTGTAAATGAAACAGGCTTTGATGAGATGGATATAAATTTACTTGAACTTCTTGTATCAAACAGAGGAAGACCAATGGGTCTGTCTACAATTGCAGCAGCTTTAAGTGAAGATGAAGGTACAATAGAAGATGCCATCGAACCATACTTATTAGCTAATGGATATATAGAAAGAACAGCAAGGGGAAGAGTTGCAAGTGTAAAAACTTATGAACTTTTTAGACTAACAGCTCCTATTACAGAAGGCAAACTATTTTGAAACCACAAT
This portion of the Arcobacter nitrofigilis DSM 7299 genome encodes:
- the trpA gene encoding tryptophan synthase subunit alpha, which produces MKKLVGYITAALPENNFTVDLALNMKDAGVDILELGIPFTDPVADGPVIEKANLIALKNGFKLKDLFEVSSKIAPEMKTLWMGYANPFYHYGIEKFFAKAQEFGIKGAIVPDFPFEESLKYNKLASHYEQALISFVAPTHSENRIKKVVEHSKEFVYMVAYAGITGSGVEEDLSDIIDNVRKYTKTPLYIGFGVDEKTAKAKAKNVDGVIVGSAFVKHLIDDSLSNSEKIQRITAIAKEIKEKINE
- a CDS encoding transposase codes for the protein MQIPRRERITDVGCYHVVCRGVERRNVFLDSDDFEQFLALLKSVKKEFDIIVHSFCLMTNHYHILLETKEDNISLAMKYLNSHYAIYFNKKYKRTGYLWQVRFHSDYLYADNHFKYKIEAS
- the panB gene encoding 3-methyl-2-oxobutanoate hydroxymethyltransferase, with amino-acid sequence MSIIKNEFEKMNINKIKKAKNIKKLTMITAYDALFAKLFEELADIILVGDSLNMSFAGKPDTLSATLEQMIYHTNAVCNGAKEAFVVIDMPFGTYINKDEALKNAIRAYQETNAAAVKIEGGEDRADIVSHLTSNSIAVMGHIGLMPQYVRSEGGYKVRGKTQEDKEQLLRDAIAIEKAGAFCIVIEGVMSDVAKEITQAVSIPTIGIGAGKETDGQVLVWSDMLGFFEEFKPKFVRHYLDGAKLVKDAVSSYKSDIQNKTFPSKEEEY
- the ruvB gene encoding Holliday junction branch migration DNA helicase RuvB codes for the protein MDDRLVNVEQISFEDEKSEISLRPSSWDDYIGQEKIKKNLRVFIDASRKRGEALDHILFYGPPGLGKTTLSYLISNEMNSNIKITAGPMIEKSGDLAAILTNLEEGDILFIDEIHRLSPAVEEILYPAMEDYRLDIIIGSGPAAQTVKIDLPRFTLIGATTRAGMLSNPLRERFGMHFRMQFYTHPELSKIIQIAGTKLDKECEKDASLEIARRSRGTPRIALRLLRRVRDFAEVENEQIIKLKRCEYALNELGVNETGFDEMDINLLELLVSNRGRPMGLSTIAAALSEDEGTIEDAIEPYLLANGYIERTARGRVASVKTYELFRLTAPITEGKLF